A single genomic interval of Lewinellaceae bacterium harbors:
- a CDS encoding MarR family transcriptional regulator, whose translation MSKPVTFQFDRPEDSPGYVLWQLTMAWQRQIKHALDPLDLTHTQFVLMAALAWLSRQQEAVTQIDIANHSQTDRMMVSKVLRTLEAKDLLSREEHATDTRAKVVTLTAAGKQRIQEAVKVVEATDAGFFSGLGEQLSPFLSGMLQLLQR comes from the coding sequence ATGAGCAAACCCGTAACCTTTCAGTTTGACCGGCCTGAAGACAGCCCCGGCTATGTCCTCTGGCAATTGACGATGGCCTGGCAGCGGCAGATCAAACATGCGCTGGATCCCCTGGACCTCACGCACACCCAATTTGTACTGATGGCCGCATTAGCCTGGTTATCGCGTCAGCAGGAAGCAGTAACACAAATCGATATAGCCAACCATAGCCAGACCGACCGGATGATGGTATCCAAGGTACTTAGGACCCTCGAGGCCAAGGACCTCCTATCCAGAGAGGAACATGCCACCGATACACGGGCTAAGGTAGTGACCCTGACCGCAGCCGGAAAGCAACGCATTCAGGAAGCGGTCAAAGTGGTCGAGGCTACCGATGCCGGGTTCTTTTCAGGTTTGGGTGAACAATTGAGCCCATTCCTTTCCGGAATGTTGCAATTACTGCAGCGATGA
- a CDS encoding EVE domain-containing protein, with protein sequence MPDTPSRPRKYWIIVASKDHVRNGIRQGIAQACHGKASPLKRMRPGDGVIYYSSKLKFGEPAPCWEFTAIGTVMDGDVYSIQMSEDFCPSRREIEFFPAWDVSILPLVDQLSFIQNKKSWGYPFRFGFFEIPASDYNLIASKMLQESHEQTRNLSV encoded by the coding sequence CCCGACACGCCTTCAAGACCCCGTAAATACTGGATTATTGTCGCTTCAAAGGACCATGTCCGGAATGGCATCCGGCAAGGAATCGCCCAGGCCTGCCATGGCAAAGCAAGCCCGCTGAAACGGATGCGACCCGGTGACGGCGTCATCTACTATTCCAGTAAGCTTAAATTCGGGGAGCCTGCACCATGCTGGGAATTTACGGCGATAGGCACCGTCATGGACGGCGATGTCTATTCCATTCAGATGTCGGAGGATTTTTGCCCTTCCCGGCGCGAAATTGAATTTTTTCCTGCCTGGGATGTTTCCATCCTGCCGTTAGTAGATCAGCTATCCTTCATCCAAAACAAAAAAAGCTGGGGTTACCCATTTCGCTTCGGATTCTTTGAAATTCCGGCATCCGATTATAATTTAATAGCATCCAAAATGCTTCAGGAAAGCCATGAGCAAACCCGTAACCTTTCAGTTTGA
- a CDS encoding glycoside hydrolase family 43 protein: MKRIQPITGFPLLALMMINMISACKTTEPSGYLFAYFKGNGEDGLHLAHSADGFHWKALHGDSSFLTPAAGVDHLMRDPCIIQGGDGQYHMVWTVSWNERGIGYASSPDLINWSPQKYIPVMEEEPTARNCWAPEIYFDSPSGTYLIYWATTIPGRFPETDSLGDSGYNHRMYCTTTRDFVYFTPTRLFYDPGFNVIDATIRHIDHQYVMFLKNETLLPEAEKNIRMATSDSLMGPYSPASPPISGHWVEGPTAIHLDTGWIVYFDRYQEHRMGAILSPDLKHWVDVSDRLVFPEGTRHGTVFRPSAKTLSKIDHQ; encoded by the coding sequence ATGAAGCGTATCCAACCGATAACAGGATTTCCATTGCTGGCCCTGATGATGATCAACATGATTTCGGCCTGCAAAACCACAGAACCTTCCGGCTATCTATTTGCATATTTCAAAGGCAATGGTGAAGATGGCCTGCATCTGGCCCACAGCGCTGACGGCTTTCACTGGAAAGCATTGCACGGAGATTCATCATTTCTTACACCGGCGGCCGGAGTGGACCATTTGATGCGCGACCCCTGCATCATCCAGGGCGGTGATGGCCAGTATCATATGGTCTGGACTGTAAGCTGGAATGAACGGGGTATCGGTTATGCGAGCAGCCCGGACCTTATCAACTGGTCACCGCAGAAATACATACCGGTCATGGAAGAAGAACCGACCGCCAGAAACTGCTGGGCTCCTGAAATTTACTTTGATTCTCCTTCTGGGACCTATCTCATTTATTGGGCAACGACGATTCCCGGGCGATTTCCGGAAACGGATTCGTTGGGAGACTCCGGATACAACCACCGGATGTACTGCACCACGACGAGGGATTTTGTCTACTTCACCCCTACCCGCCTGTTTTATGATCCCGGCTTTAATGTCATCGATGCGACCATCCGGCATATTGACCATCAATACGTGATGTTTCTGAAGAATGAGACATTGTTGCCCGAGGCGGAGAAGAACATCCGGATGGCAACCAGTGACAGCCTGATGGGCCCTTATTCCCCGGCCTCACCTCCTATTTCCGGACACTGGGTCGAAGGTCCCACTGCAATACACCTCGATACGGGCTGGATCGTTTATTTTGACCGTTACCAGGAGCACCGGATGGGAGCCATTTTATCCCCCGACCTGAAACATTGGGTTGATGTAAGTGACCGTTTGGTATTCCCGGAAGGAACCCGGCATGGTACGGTATTCCGGCCATCTGCAAAAACCTTATCAAAAATTGATCATCAATAA
- a CDS encoding beta-N-acetylhexosaminidase has translation MSITATSMSFHLNEKTGIEVQSKDLEKLGNDLAAKVKAATGLDPVVSVQSGTPARRTIYLTLKEDSDLGNEGYQLTIETDGIVLSANKPVGIYYGMQTLLQILPPPGGPAHPGPFIVPTGTIRDVPRFAYRGVMLDVARHFFSVDEVKKYIDYLAEQKINYLHLHLTDDQGWRIEIKSWPELTKIGGSLEVGGGPGGFYSQEDFKGLIRYAGDRYITIVPEVDMPGHINAALASYAELNCDGKARELYTGTEVGFSSLCVPKEITYQFVDDVVREIADLKPGPYFHLGGDESHSTGLPDFIKFVERVRGIVRSHGFTDIGWDETAQTELDDKSIIQLWNSAEFARKAVEHGTKLIMSPATKTYLDMQYDSLTPLGLHWAAYIEVDQAYEWDPTTLFPGIGADNILGLEFPLWTETVTDLKDLEFMVYPRLLGLSEISWSPKDERNWEEYKDRLASYIPRLDAQGINYYKSPKVDWPE, from the coding sequence ATGTCGATCACAGCCACTTCCATGTCGTTTCATTTGAATGAAAAAACCGGCATTGAAGTTCAGAGTAAAGATCTGGAAAAATTAGGTAATGATCTGGCTGCCAAAGTCAAAGCAGCTACCGGACTCGATCCGGTCGTAAGCGTACAGTCCGGGACGCCTGCCCGCAGAACCATTTACCTTACCCTGAAAGAGGACAGTGACCTGGGTAACGAAGGTTATCAACTGACCATTGAGACCGATGGTATTGTATTGTCCGCCAACAAACCGGTTGGAATCTATTACGGCATGCAGACACTACTGCAGATTTTGCCTCCTCCGGGTGGTCCTGCTCATCCCGGCCCATTCATCGTACCTACCGGAACCATCCGCGATGTTCCCAGATTTGCCTATCGTGGAGTCATGCTGGATGTAGCCCGTCATTTCTTCTCAGTGGATGAAGTGAAAAAATACATCGACTACCTCGCCGAACAGAAGATCAATTACCTGCACCTCCACCTGACCGATGATCAGGGCTGGCGCATCGAGATCAAATCCTGGCCGGAACTGACCAAAATAGGCGGCAGTCTGGAAGTTGGTGGTGGCCCGGGCGGGTTCTATTCCCAGGAAGACTTCAAAGGCCTCATCCGCTATGCCGGTGATCGATACATCACCATAGTACCGGAAGTCGACATGCCCGGCCATATCAATGCTGCGTTAGCCTCCTATGCAGAACTGAATTGTGACGGCAAGGCGCGGGAGTTGTATACCGGCACCGAAGTGGGTTTCAGCTCTCTATGCGTACCTAAAGAGATCACGTACCAATTTGTCGATGATGTTGTGCGGGAGATTGCCGACCTGAAGCCAGGCCCCTATTTCCACCTGGGAGGCGACGAAAGCCATTCGACGGGATTGCCAGACTTCATCAAATTTGTTGAGCGGGTACGAGGTATTGTCCGCAGTCACGGTTTTACCGACATCGGGTGGGATGAAACAGCTCAAACCGAGCTGGATGACAAATCCATCATTCAGCTGTGGAACAGTGCAGAGTTTGCCCGCAAAGCAGTAGAACACGGCACCAAACTGATCATGTCCCCTGCGACCAAGACCTACCTGGATATGCAGTACGATAGTCTGACGCCACTGGGATTGCATTGGGCCGCCTACATTGAGGTAGACCAGGCCTACGAATGGGATCCGACGACTTTATTCCCCGGCATCGGCGCCGACAATATCCTAGGGCTTGAATTCCCATTGTGGACCGAAACCGTCACCGACCTGAAAGATCTGGAATTTATGGTGTATCCCCGTTTGCTGGGATTATCTGAAATCTCCTGGTCACCGAAGGATGAGCGGAATTGGGAAGAATATAAAGACCGGCTTGCCAGCTATATTCCCCGGTTGGATGCCCAGGGTATCAATTATTACAAAAGTCCAAAAGTGGACTGGCCGGAGTAG
- a CDS encoding VOC family protein, producing the protein MIIRSLTPMLWTNAFQDTIDFYTGRLGFVCGDRNDDWGWAGLYHGAIDLMVARPNAHTPFERPVFTGSFYFKVDDLDAWWEVVKDQVEIVYAPETFAWNMREFGIHDNNGYILQFGQDLLK; encoded by the coding sequence ATGATCATCCGCAGTCTGACACCAATGCTCTGGACCAACGCATTCCAGGATACCATTGATTTCTATACCGGCCGATTAGGCTTTGTGTGTGGAGATCGCAACGACGATTGGGGATGGGCAGGCTTGTACCATGGGGCCATTGATCTGATGGTTGCGCGCCCAAATGCTCACACACCATTTGAAAGGCCTGTTTTCACCGGTTCTTTTTACTTCAAAGTGGATGATCTGGATGCCTGGTGGGAGGTCGTCAAAGATCAGGTTGAAATTGTCTATGCTCCCGAAACATTTGCCTGGAACATGCGCGAATTTGGCATCCATGATAATAATGGCTACATCTTACAATTCGGTCAGGACCTGCTCAAATGA
- a CDS encoding gluconate 2-dehydrogenase subunit 3 family protein codes for MHRRTAIQSLGLITTSTLFSGVLAGFISSCAQPSSPDLQAEFFSADELDLVRQLVDVILPETKTASASMVNTHLFIDQVCAKVMTSDQQQVFREGLTGIKETFVKAEDKTSYLTTLDRKAFEGDEDSAWFRTLKQLALIGFFTSQEGTTKASNYVKIPEAYKGEIPADDRTLNYGKTSLHFNV; via the coding sequence ATGCATCGCCGTACCGCCATTCAATCGTTGGGTTTGATCACCACCAGTACCTTGTTTTCCGGTGTATTGGCTGGATTTATATCCAGTTGTGCCCAGCCGTCCAGTCCGGATCTTCAAGCAGAATTTTTCTCTGCTGACGAACTCGATCTGGTCCGGCAGTTGGTGGATGTCATTCTACCGGAGACTAAAACCGCCTCAGCATCCATGGTCAATACCCATCTGTTTATTGATCAGGTTTGCGCCAAGGTTATGACATCGGACCAACAACAGGTTTTCCGCGAAGGATTAACAGGCATAAAGGAAACATTCGTTAAAGCGGAGGATAAGACTTCCTATCTGACGACCCTGGATAGGAAAGCCTTTGAGGGAGACGAAGACTCGGCCTGGTTCAGGACGCTGAAGCAACTTGCGCTGATCGGATTTTTCACCTCGCAGGAAGGCACCACCAAGGCAAGTAATTATGTCAAAATTCCCGAAGCATATAAGGGAGAAATTCCCGCTGATGATCGGACATTGAATTACGGCAAGACCAGTTTGCATTTTAACGTTTAA